One segment of Chryseobacterium turcicum DNA contains the following:
- a CDS encoding helix-turn-helix domain-containing protein, with product MRPNYNRIYQDLLKQQYPEKLECPKIKEHLSRLDSTEEILKLNQRLFKQNKETSKTNQQLKTYDKKTMMKLLTYQKKHDFSTSFMSRKYNISRTTFSKWKKTLEKELQPI from the coding sequence ATGAGACCAAATTACAACAGGATCTACCAAGATCTTTTAAAACAACAGTACCCGGAAAAGCTGGAATGCCCAAAAATTAAGGAACATTTAAGCAGATTAGATTCCACAGAAGAGATTTTAAAGCTGAATCAGAGACTTTTTAAACAAAATAAGGAGACTTCTAAAACTAACCAACAGCTTAAAACCTATGACAAAAAAACCATGATGAAACTGCTGACTTATCAGAAAAAGCACGATTTCTCTACCAGTTTTATGTCTAGAAAGTACAACATCAGCCGAACCACTTTTTCTAAATGGAAAAAAACACTCGAAAAAGAGCTTCAGCCAATTTAA